The following coding sequences are from one Seonamhaeicola sp. ML3 window:
- a CDS encoding DUF6531 domain-containing protein, whose amino-acid sequence MIRYFKILVCIGFFLSNLCYAGVNLKNGNYYVSYTDIEMNAFRSAYTSIVRTYNSKSTTVGLWGYGWGSEIETKLYAYPDGTILIQEFGSGATTYYKSDLVTDDMIEIMVDELLDITLSEGDLTDSPDAIIARRNKLMKDMEYRSKQWDKYVEKGLLDYALDFPEGMEWESYQRGNSALVRTSNGYTRTSRREIETFDFNGNLTKYDKGNGVYSILEYVDNRLSKMISADGKELVFTLNDDGFIVSIASSAGNSSYIYEGKKLVETKDAISNIFKHTYDDLYNMTSISYQDGSVFRIEYHPKTYNVKKIVGRDGTVTGYEYHTFYNEDGSINKNHYATSVIKEYYGTTNSNYYEYLIGRKSNGEPYNKMIKTIVNGITTQTHYDELCGNPTAISRNEQKTTFKYNNRCLLIEKLSTLGDSIYLKYHPKFEKITYVKNNDVETEFGYDDRGNLITAKKDDGNQMELVYDSKGQIIKMIQFESILIFEYNDYGKTIKITKQGYGTVNIDYDKNGDMLKVTKKKEKRIMQEVNEAFQNMLTLVKPAGVNLQM is encoded by the coding sequence ATGATTAGGTATTTCAAGATATTGGTCTGCATAGGTTTTTTTTTAAGCAATCTATGTTATGCTGGTGTCAATCTTAAGAACGGAAACTATTATGTGTCTTACACAGATATTGAAATGAATGCATTTCGTTCTGCCTATACAAGTATTGTAAGGACTTATAACTCGAAATCTACAACTGTTGGATTGTGGGGTTACGGTTGGGGTTCTGAAATTGAGACTAAATTGTATGCTTATCCAGATGGAACAATTTTAATTCAAGAGTTTGGTTCTGGTGCAACTACGTATTACAAATCAGATTTGGTAACCGATGATATGATAGAAATTATGGTCGATGAACTTTTAGACATCACACTGTCTGAAGGCGATTTAACAGATTCACCAGATGCCATCATTGCAAGACGAAATAAACTCATGAAAGACATGGAATATAGGTCAAAGCAATGGGATAAATATGTAGAAAAAGGACTGTTGGATTATGCTTTAGATTTTCCAGAAGGTATGGAATGGGAATCTTATCAGAGAGGGAATTCGGCATTAGTTAGAACATCTAATGGTTATACAAGAACTTCACGAAGAGAAATAGAAACTTTTGATTTTAACGGAAACCTTACAAAATACGATAAAGGTAATGGCGTATATAGCATCCTAGAATATGTTGATAACAGACTTTCTAAAATGATAAGTGCCGATGGAAAAGAATTGGTCTTTACACTTAATGACGATGGATTTATAGTAAGTATAGCCTCTAGTGCAGGAAATTCCAGTTACATCTATGAAGGTAAGAAGCTGGTAGAGACTAAAGATGCCATTTCTAATATATTCAAACATACTTATGATGATTTGTATAATATGACTTCGATAAGTTATCAAGATGGTAGTGTTTTTAGAATTGAATATCACCCTAAAACCTATAATGTAAAAAAAATTGTTGGTAGGGATGGTACTGTCACAGGTTACGAATATCATACTTTTTATAACGAAGATGGTTCAATAAATAAAAACCATTATGCTACTTCTGTAATTAAAGAATATTATGGGACTACAAACTCCAATTATTATGAATACCTTATTGGAAGAAAGTCCAACGGCGAACCTTATAATAAAATGATTAAGACCATTGTAAATGGGATAACAACTCAAACGCATTACGACGAGTTGTGTGGCAATCCAACAGCAATCTCCAGAAATGAACAAAAGACCACATTTAAGTACAACAACCGTTGTCTCTTAATCGAAAAGCTGTCAACCTTGGGCGACTCTATTTATTTAAAATATCACCCTAAATTTGAGAAGATAACCTATGTTAAAAATAACGATGTTGAAACCGAATTTGGGTATGATGATAGAGGGAACTTGATTACTGCCAAAAAAGATGATGGCAACCAAATGGAATTGGTTTATGATTCTAAGGGACAAATCATCAAGATGATTCAATTTGAAAGTATTTTAATTTTTGAATATAATGACTACGGTAAAACCATTAAAATCACTAAACAAGGTTATGGTACTGTGAACATAGACTATGACAAGAATGGAGATATGCTAAAAGTTACTAAGAAAAAAGAAAAAAGAATAATGCAAGAGGTCAATGAGGCCTTTCAAAATATGCTGACTTTGGTAAAGCCAGCGGGTGTTAATTTACAGATGTAA
- a CDS encoding CHAT domain-containing protein, whose protein sequence is MYIKRITCIIIMVFTMSLSAQEGEAIKKQWEESLNLGVAFFKTNNFLDAKTKFKEAIKLSKELSNSFPWAGINTKYFYAATLFRLNDFDSARANYEAALKGAQETSERNIEFEILVKKEIIGIISKLGNYQEAITKHKSLNDFIKNNYGENSEFYAGILTSFGQLYFSLDDCESALRYYKKAEIIFNRLGIQTQDVSILNNNLGLCYFQSGNYIDTDNAYSKAFDILEKVGFEDQIYYSKLLSNISALGLVQGDYDNAKILQQRSLEILFELNLHNSIDYADGLFVYSQLLKELGKFDNALYEANRVMKLYLELLPSNHLKFANVYNILGELYLNNGNTKLASKNYNDAYNLLEKSESQNSPAYGYTMLGLGYLNQALGDYDKSLEYYISGANHLKTNFSEKHKDYGIALMNIGGIYRARGDYQTAYTFLETAIDIIADSIGTDNTTYGQLCVMILQVAFANPEETLSELEFLADYAIKIFSSKENINNLFYNYAHFFKAVARMENKEYQEAVDLLLTVEKEIKKDVEESSQLHNNVVCLIAVNYQNLNDFEKAFSYYKKANKFTLQSINEIFSFRSEKDKKSYLKTIENWFSNVTSISMKEGFVNSELTELSLNNQLLRKGLLLNSSKDILTQLESLKNDSISALVKEYKSFKDIIIYLGILPELDGVKEVEAVKNDINRIETQLVELYNENFDTESDFNKDWKTIKSSLRENEVAIEFVSYINSELVVKYIAYLIKSDSKVPEVVTLFDEQDLKNVLSRKTPRQLYATRGSKGKSITVSKSMSDIIWEPLERFVGNAETIYYSPVGLLNQIPFAAISTKESQLLSEKYNLLQLSSTSLLSNSFNEPNAENTLFVGGVDYEFVPSAKIESKKDSVFEFLKSSKGTRSLGANWDYLPGTLKEVKELGALFKQNNKTYSSLTKKAATEETFKALSGKSPNILHIATHGFFFENLDISKEARDQLAWSQESVYRISEDPLMRSGLILAGANYAWEHNTNPHTKENGILTALEISNLDLSNTDMVVLSACDTGLGDIDGSEGVYGLQRAFKMAGVDIIVMSLWEVPDKETAEFMKLLYSNWLGGMKVREAFNTTQRTMSAKYKDSPEKWAAFVLFE, encoded by the coding sequence ATGTACATCAAAAGGATTACCTGTATTATAATAATGGTTTTTACCATGTCTTTAAGTGCTCAAGAGGGTGAAGCTATAAAAAAGCAATGGGAAGAAAGTCTTAATCTTGGAGTGGCTTTTTTTAAAACAAACAATTTTCTTGATGCTAAGACAAAATTTAAAGAAGCCATTAAGCTTTCTAAAGAGTTATCAAATTCTTTTCCATGGGCAGGTATTAATACAAAGTACTTCTATGCAGCAACCTTATTTAGGTTAAATGATTTTGACTCTGCTAGAGCGAATTATGAGGCGGCTCTAAAAGGAGCACAGGAAACATCTGAAAGAAATATAGAGTTTGAAATCCTTGTTAAAAAGGAGATTATTGGCATTATCTCTAAACTTGGTAATTATCAAGAAGCCATCACGAAACATAAATCGCTTAATGATTTTATAAAAAATAATTATGGCGAGAATTCAGAATTTTATGCTGGTATCCTCACCAGTTTTGGACAGCTATATTTTTCTTTAGACGACTGTGAATCTGCTTTGAGATACTACAAAAAAGCAGAGATTATATTTAATAGACTTGGAATCCAAACACAAGATGTTTCTATATTAAATAATAATCTAGGTTTATGTTATTTTCAGTCTGGGAACTATATTGATACCGATAATGCATATTCAAAAGCTTTTGATATTTTAGAAAAGGTTGGTTTTGAAGATCAAATCTATTATTCCAAACTCTTAAGTAATATTTCTGCTCTTGGATTAGTTCAGGGAGATTATGATAATGCTAAAATTCTTCAGCAAAGATCTTTAGAAATATTATTTGAATTAAATCTTCATAATTCTATTGATTATGCAGATGGATTATTTGTTTATAGTCAATTATTGAAAGAATTAGGGAAGTTTGACAATGCGCTTTATGAAGCAAATAGAGTGATGAAATTATACTTGGAATTATTGCCGAGTAATCATCTCAAATTTGCTAACGTATATAATATTTTAGGGGAGCTGTATCTTAATAATGGCAATACCAAATTGGCTTCTAAAAACTATAATGACGCATATAATTTATTAGAAAAATCTGAATCACAAAATTCCCCGGCTTACGGTTATACTATGCTTGGATTGGGCTATCTCAATCAAGCTTTGGGTGACTATGATAAGTCTTTAGAATATTATATTTCAGGAGCTAATCACTTAAAAACCAATTTTTCTGAAAAACATAAAGATTACGGAATTGCCTTAATGAATATTGGAGGAATCTATAGAGCCAGAGGTGACTACCAAACAGCCTATACATTTTTAGAGACCGCAATAGATATAATTGCAGATTCTATAGGAACAGATAATACTACCTATGGTCAATTGTGCGTTATGATTCTTCAAGTAGCATTTGCAAATCCAGAAGAAACGCTTTCAGAATTGGAGTTTTTGGCAGATTATGCTATAAAAATCTTCAGTTCCAAAGAGAACATAAACAACCTATTTTACAATTATGCACATTTTTTCAAAGCAGTGGCAAGAATGGAAAATAAGGAATATCAAGAGGCCGTTGACTTGTTGCTTACTGTTGAGAAGGAAATAAAAAAAGATGTTGAAGAAAGTAGTCAGCTCCACAATAACGTGGTTTGTCTAATTGCCGTTAACTATCAAAACTTAAACGATTTTGAAAAGGCTTTTTCTTATTATAAAAAAGCCAACAAGTTTACTTTACAATCTATAAATGAGATATTTTCATTTAGAAGTGAAAAAGATAAAAAGAGCTATTTAAAGACCATTGAAAATTGGTTTTCAAATGTCACTTCAATTTCTATGAAAGAGGGATTCGTTAATTCAGAGTTAACAGAATTATCCTTAAACAATCAACTGTTAAGAAAAGGTTTGTTGCTAAACAGTTCAAAAGACATTCTTACTCAATTAGAATCTCTAAAAAACGATAGTATTAGTGCTTTGGTAAAAGAATATAAATCATTTAAAGACATCATTATATATTTAGGAATACTGCCCGAACTAGATGGGGTGAAAGAGGTAGAAGCGGTGAAGAATGATATCAATCGAATTGAAACCCAATTGGTAGAATTGTATAATGAAAACTTTGATACCGAATCGGATTTTAACAAAGATTGGAAAACTATAAAATCTAGTCTAAGAGAAAATGAGGTTGCTATTGAATTTGTTTCTTATATCAATAGTGAATTAGTTGTAAAATACATAGCTTATTTAATAAAGAGTGATTCAAAAGTTCCTGAAGTGGTAACACTTTTTGATGAGCAAGACTTGAAAAATGTTTTAAGTAGAAAAACACCCAGACAACTCTATGCAACTAGGGGCTCTAAGGGAAAAAGTATAACTGTTTCTAAAAGTATGTCTGATATCATTTGGGAACCACTTGAACGGTTTGTTGGCAATGCTGAAACTATATATTATTCACCTGTTGGCTTGCTTAATCAAATTCCATTTGCTGCTATTAGTACAAAAGAAAGTCAACTGTTAAGCGAAAAATATAACTTGTTACAATTGAGCAGTACTAGTTTGTTGTCAAATAGTTTTAATGAACCGAATGCAGAAAACACGTTATTTGTTGGTGGAGTTGATTATGAGTTTGTACCAAGTGCTAAAATTGAAAGTAAAAAAGACTCTGTGTTTGAGTTCTTAAAATCATCTAAGGGCACACGTAGTTTGGGGGCAAATTGGGATTATTTACCAGGAACTTTAAAGGAGGTAAAGGAATTAGGAGCTTTATTTAAACAAAACAATAAAACTTATAGTAGCTTAACTAAAAAAGCTGCAACAGAAGAAACATTTAAAGCTTTGAGCGGGAAAAGCCCAAACATTTTACATATTGCAACACATGGTTTTTTCTTCGAAAATCTTGATATATCAAAAGAAGCCCGTGACCAATTGGCTTGGTCTCAAGAATCTGTTTATAGAATTTCAGAAGATCCGCTTATGCGTTCAGGCTTGATTCTTGCCGGGGCAAATTATGCGTGGGAGCATAACACTAATCCTCATACTAAGGAAAATGGAATTTTAACTGCTTTAGAGATTTCAAACCTCGATTTATCGAATACCGATATGGTCGTGCTATCTGCATGCGACACGGGTTTAGGGGATATTGATGGTAGCGAAGGTGTTTACGGTTTACAGAGAGCGTTTAAAATGGCAGGGGTAGATATTATTGTCATGAGCCTGTGGGAAGTGCCAGATAAAGAAACTGCAGAGTTTATGAAATTGTTATACAGTAATTGGTTAGGCGGAATGAAAGTAAGAGAAGCATTCAATACTACCCAAAGAACGATGTCTGCTAAGTATAAAGATTCACCAGAAAAATGGGCGGCTTTTGTGTTATTTGAGTAG
- a CDS encoding tetratricopeptide repeat protein: MKFFINIVLVCFMSYSVLGQDASRGSKAKNTSETKQGVKRALIVGISDYKEESLKLDYSDDDALIFKQYLEEVENIPNERLVTLVSNDSIKGASITEPSSSNILRELKKLKDETQEGDTVYFYFAGHGDVVDDQGFEEGFLLASDTNDKQEYYGTPGVVSLKHLNSVITAVTDKGAKFVLVLDACRSGFLYKEGTQKNLETFNNNFQHSTKFFSCGPNQLSYESKELGHGYFTYYLVLGLLGAADNLVQDNSLQYFEIATFLDGKVKSETNQKQAPIVWHQNTVGVFKAVESKDKELALKNLQNASSIKNIWASRSLEDLVSKSITENPVVKAFNAALNSENFHGSDSSAYEIYKRADVQKLVETSVLNRMRYGLINALSTNAQILINTYIGNAEVLPSSKIFKTKAFYLELCLELLEKDDFIYDRIYMGKLFLEAYSVIRARHYSEYPGAKNKLMEALGIEDRAAYIHNALGLVLNHENNFKEAEYHYKKAKNLIPSWSFPVNNMGSNYYEQYQYDLANSFLFEALKLKGSEGNAYNNLGAIAQDQGNYTKAEAYFHKVKETEGNYSSTTLKNLANLYRNRGNIKKAVDYFELALKENPSNVYTYYDYSDLLNDENLDLKRAELLLQQAIDLEPYFSRGHAEYADLLRRYPRDENSLKTADSLYNFAIKNDPFYEWAYAGRGWLKHKQDLKLEALESFNQAIKVNSKKPKPYYNLAVYYKNGLKEIAKAEALYLKAIERDSFYLPAYEGLIGLYNKHNQEDKSIKLLQKLVEWHKEAPDVWNLLGNTYFDKRNYPEAIMAYKKVVQVDSTYAKGFTNLAYSLMKTGDYKEASKTYKKAIGYNPFKNKLENFSTLLLAEARKAKRSGNMQQAESILNAAYEFNPDFNATFALGEHYYLNSKSSEASSLIMVFPKEALSKTRKIKFLELLCKVAIDLNKHEESLSVLKELKLISPRPNYILEALVLLKGEKVMEAKETLLKTNSLLLREGYLNKSYSKHAINLIQQLQE; encoded by the coding sequence TTGAAGTTTTTTATAAACATCGTTTTAGTCTGTTTTATGTCCTATTCTGTTTTAGGGCAAGATGCTTCCCGTGGATCAAAAGCAAAAAATACTTCCGAAACAAAACAGGGTGTAAAAAGAGCCTTGATTGTTGGTATTTCAGATTATAAGGAGGAGTCTCTGAAATTAGATTACTCTGATGACGATGCCCTAATTTTCAAACAATATTTAGAAGAGGTTGAAAACATTCCAAACGAACGTCTAGTTACTTTGGTAAGCAATGATTCCATTAAAGGCGCCTCAATTACCGAACCGAGTTCGAGCAATATCCTTAGAGAGTTGAAAAAGCTCAAGGATGAAACCCAAGAAGGAGACACGGTATATTTCTATTTTGCAGGGCACGGTGATGTTGTGGACGACCAAGGATTTGAAGAGGGGTTTTTACTGGCCTCAGATACCAACGACAAGCAAGAGTATTACGGAACCCCTGGCGTGGTGTCGTTAAAACACCTAAACAGTGTAATTACTGCGGTTACAGATAAGGGTGCCAAGTTTGTTTTGGTTTTAGATGCTTGTCGTTCGGGCTTTTTATATAAAGAAGGTACGCAGAAGAACCTAGAGACTTTCAATAACAACTTTCAACATTCTACAAAGTTTTTTAGCTGCGGACCCAATCAACTATCTTATGAAAGTAAAGAATTGGGTCATGGGTATTTCACCTATTATTTGGTCTTGGGATTACTTGGTGCAGCCGATAATCTAGTACAGGATAATAGCCTTCAGTATTTTGAAATAGCTACTTTTTTAGATGGCAAGGTAAAAAGTGAAACTAACCAAAAACAAGCGCCAATTGTTTGGCATCAAAACACCGTCGGGGTTTTTAAGGCTGTTGAGAGTAAGGATAAAGAATTGGCTCTTAAAAATCTCCAAAACGCAAGTAGTATTAAAAATATTTGGGCATCCCGTTCATTAGAAGATCTCGTTTCAAAATCAATTACAGAAAATCCTGTAGTAAAAGCGTTTAATGCGGCTTTAAATTCAGAAAACTTTCATGGCTCAGATAGTTCAGCATACGAAATATATAAGAGGGCAGATGTCCAGAAATTAGTGGAAACTTCAGTTTTAAACAGAATGCGCTATGGGCTGATCAATGCTTTGTCTACCAATGCTCAAATCTTGATTAATACGTATATAGGGAATGCTGAGGTGTTACCCAGTAGCAAGATTTTTAAGACCAAAGCCTTTTACCTAGAATTATGCTTAGAATTACTAGAAAAAGATGATTTTATTTACGATAGAATTTACATGGGTAAACTTTTTTTAGAAGCTTATTCTGTAATTAGGGCGCGCCATTATTCAGAATACCCTGGGGCTAAAAACAAGTTAATGGAGGCTTTGGGAATTGAAGATAGAGCTGCTTACATTCATAATGCACTTGGGTTGGTTTTAAATCATGAAAATAATTTTAAAGAAGCGGAGTATCATTACAAGAAAGCAAAAAACTTAATTCCATCATGGTCGTTTCCTGTTAATAACATGGGATCCAATTATTATGAACAATACCAATATGATCTTGCCAATTCTTTTTTGTTTGAAGCATTAAAACTAAAGGGCTCTGAAGGGAATGCCTACAATAATTTAGGAGCCATAGCACAAGATCAAGGTAATTACACGAAAGCCGAGGCATACTTTCATAAAGTTAAAGAGACGGAAGGAAATTATTCATCTACTACGCTTAAGAATCTTGCTAACCTATATAGAAATAGAGGTAACATAAAAAAAGCGGTAGACTATTTCGAATTAGCCTTAAAAGAGAATCCGAGTAATGTTTATACCTATTACGATTATAGTGACCTTTTAAATGATGAAAACTTAGATTTAAAACGAGCTGAGTTATTGCTACAACAGGCCATAGATTTAGAACCCTATTTTTCAAGGGGACATGCCGAATATGCAGATTTATTAAGGCGTTACCCAAGAGATGAAAATAGCCTTAAAACGGCCGATAGCTTATACAACTTTGCCATTAAGAATGATCCTTTTTACGAGTGGGCTTACGCCGGAAGGGGTTGGTTAAAACATAAACAAGATTTAAAATTAGAAGCTTTAGAGTCTTTCAATCAAGCAATAAAAGTGAATTCAAAAAAGCCAAAACCTTATTATAATTTGGCTGTATATTATAAGAATGGACTCAAAGAAATAGCAAAAGCCGAAGCACTTTATTTAAAAGCCATAGAGAGAGATTCATTCTACTTACCTGCTTACGAAGGTTTAATTGGCTTGTACAATAAACACAATCAGGAAGATAAGTCTATAAAGCTATTACAAAAACTTGTAGAGTGGCACAAAGAAGCGCCAGATGTGTGGAATTTACTCGGTAATACCTATTTCGACAAACGAAATTATCCAGAAGCTATTATGGCTTACAAAAAGGTAGTTCAAGTAGATTCTACCTATGCAAAAGGGTTTACAAATTTAGCATATAGTTTAATGAAAACAGGTGACTATAAAGAGGCCTCTAAAACCTATAAGAAAGCCATTGGTTACAACCCCTTTAAAAATAAACTTGAAAATTTTTCCACACTATTGTTAGCAGAAGCAAGAAAAGCAAAACGAAGTGGTAACATGCAACAAGCTGAAAGTATTCTTAATGCTGCGTATGAATTCAATCCAGACTTTAACGCAACTTTTGCTTTGGGGGAACATTATTATTTAAATTCAAAATCTTCAGAAGCCAGTTCATTAATAATGGTATTTCCAAAAGAAGCACTTTCAAAAACACGTAAAATCAAGTTTTTGGAACTGTTATGTAAAGTGGCCATAGATTTAAATAAACACGAAGAATCGCTTTCTGTTTTAAAGGAATTGAAGCTTATTAGTCCGAGGCCTAATTACATTTTAGAGGCCTTAGTACTACTTAAAGGTGAAAAGGTAATGGAAGCTAAAGAAACCCTTTTAAAAACAAATTCATTACTTTTAAGAGAAGGGTATTTAAATAAATCTTATAGTAAGCATGCTATAAACTTAATTCAACAACTTCAAGAATAA